The following are encoded in a window of bacterium SCSIO 12643 genomic DNA:
- a CDS encoding TlpA family protein disulfide reductase — MEEQKMKTEEERLKHEKKMTGYLSLFNFLLTFLVGYYYGFHYAAVLASLTSLIIGYTRDESEIPLYKQVWSLASPFVFVILIGFINPSVVPVGISGVLFTAIGLHVKTLNQGIYVKLIILGTAFILALYGGLVQYPRYVQSVLAQTTHEQLPNFSIRDLDGNQIYLSELKGKVVLVDYWATWCKPCRDEFVELEEVVKHYKENDKVVFLITNAKGSGDTLEKIQNFVQSNSYQLPFYIDDTGLASQAVNVSAFPTLALIDKNGTLRIHHTGYSNAENLKDYLIEQIDALIQE; from the coding sequence ATGGAAGAACAAAAGATGAAGACCGAAGAAGAACGTTTAAAGCATGAGAAAAAAATGACGGGGTATCTCAGTTTATTTAACTTCTTACTCACTTTTCTGGTCGGATATTATTATGGTTTTCATTATGCCGCTGTTTTGGCTTCTTTAACCAGTCTAATCATTGGGTATACCAGAGATGAATCGGAAATTCCATTGTATAAACAAGTTTGGTCGTTAGCAAGTCCTTTTGTATTTGTGATTCTTATTGGCTTTATCAATCCTTCTGTTGTTCCTGTTGGGATTTCCGGAGTATTGTTTACTGCAATTGGTCTACATGTAAAAACATTAAACCAGGGAATCTATGTGAAGCTTATCATTCTGGGTACAGCATTTATTTTAGCTTTATATGGTGGATTAGTCCAGTACCCTAGATATGTTCAAAGTGTATTGGCACAGACTACTCATGAACAACTTCCTAATTTTTCCATACGTGATTTGGATGGGAATCAAATTTATCTAAGTGAATTGAAAGGTAAAGTTGTACTAGTCGACTATTGGGCTACATGGTGTAAGCCTTGTAGGGATGAATTTGTTGAACTTGAAGAAGTTGTGAAACACTATAAAGAAAATGACAAGGTTGTTTTCCTGATCACAAATGCCAAAGGAAGTGGAGATACATTAGAAAAAATTCAAAACTTCGTTCAATCTAATTCTTATCAATTGCCTTTTTACATTGATGATACCGGATTAGCAAGTCAGGCGGTTAACGTTTCAGCATTTCCTACTTTAGCATTAATTGATAAAAATGGCACATTGAGAATACATCATACAGGTTATTCAAATGCAGAAAACCTTAAAGATTATTTGATTGAACAAATTGATGCTTTGATTCAAGAGTAG
- the fsa gene encoding fructose-6-phosphate aldolase, translated as MKFFIDTANLDQIKEAQDLGVLDGVTTNPSLMAKEGITGAQNILDHYVKICNIVDGPVSAEVISTDYEGMIKEGEELAALHPNIVVKIPMIKDGIKALKYFSDKGIKTNCTLIFSAGQALLAAKAGATYVSPFIGRLDDVSYDGMDLIAQIRMIFDNYMFETEILSASVRNTMHVIKCAEIGSDVMTGPLSSILGLLKHPLTDIGLAQFLADYKKGNS; from the coding sequence ATGAAATTTTTCATCGATACCGCTAATCTGGATCAAATTAAAGAAGCTCAAGATTTAGGTGTTTTAGACGGAGTAACAACAAATCCTTCATTAATGGCAAAAGAAGGTATTACCGGAGCTCAAAACATTTTAGATCACTATGTTAAAATCTGTAACATCGTAGACGGACCTGTGAGTGCTGAAGTGATCTCAACAGATTATGAAGGTATGATTAAAGAAGGAGAAGAATTGGCCGCTTTACATCCAAATATTGTAGTAAAAATTCCTATGATCAAAGACGGAATTAAGGCTCTAAAATACTTTTCTGATAAAGGAATTAAAACCAACTGCACTTTGATTTTCTCAGCTGGACAAGCTCTTTTAGCAGCTAAAGCGGGAGCGACTTATGTTTCTCCGTTCATCGGTCGTTTAGATGATGTGAGCTATGATGGTATGGATTTGATTGCTCAAATCAGAATGATTTTTGACAACTATATGTTCGAAACAGAAATTCTTTCAGCTTCTGTAAGAAACACCATGCATGTGATTAAATGTGCTGAGATTGGTAGTGATGTTATGACGGGACCTTTAAGTTCTATTCTAGGATTGCTAAAACACCCTTTAACAGATATTGGTCTTGCGCAATTCTTAGCAGATTATAAAAAAGGAAATTCTTAA
- a CDS encoding uridine kinase, which translates to MKVKPYLVGIAGGSASGKTSFLMDLKNSLPPKTVSIITQDNYYLPIHEQKKDENGEVNFDLPTSIDREKFHADLEHVMNWEPITIKEYTFNNAEKIPGLITIEPRPIIIMEGLFIFHFEEIRKALDLRVFIDVREHKMLERRLKRDYVERGYNEESVRYQWENHVVPSYKKYLKPYRDDSHVIVTNNSHYTKGLDVITNHLRSKLISHFYQQ; encoded by the coding sequence ATGAAGGTAAAACCATATCTTGTTGGAATAGCCGGTGGGAGTGCTTCCGGGAAAACATCTTTTTTAATGGACTTGAAGAATTCTCTTCCTCCTAAAACTGTTTCCATTATCACTCAGGACAATTATTATCTTCCTATTCATGAACAAAAAAAGGATGAGAACGGAGAAGTCAATTTTGACTTACCAACGTCTATTGATCGTGAAAAATTTCATGCTGATTTAGAACATGTCATGAACTGGGAGCCTATTACCATTAAGGAATATACATTCAATAATGCTGAAAAGATTCCTGGGCTTATCACCATTGAACCTCGTCCAATCATCATTATGGAAGGTTTATTTATTTTCCATTTTGAAGAAATCAGAAAAGCTCTGGATTTAAGAGTTTTTATTGATGTTAGGGAACATAAGATGCTTGAACGAAGGTTGAAACGAGATTATGTTGAACGAGGATATAACGAAGAATCTGTACGTTATCAATGGGAAAACCATGTTGTACCTTCGTATAAAAAATATTTAAAACCATATCGTGATGACTCGCATGTTATTGTGACTAACAACAGTCACTATACCAAAGGGCTTGATGTGATCACGAATCATCTTAGATCTAAACTTATTTCACATTTTTATCAGCAATAA
- a CDS encoding GNAT family N-acetyltransferase: MKILRTDSENKGFKSLVRHLDSELEVIDGDAHSFYDQYNKIDLIKNVVVIYSSEKPIGCGAFKLFKDQTVEVKRMYTLPENRGQGIASKVLQELEIWAKDLGYTDIVLETGKTMESAIGLYQSKGYHVIDNYPPYVGVDNSICFSKRL; this comes from the coding sequence ATGAAAATACTTCGAACCGATTCTGAAAATAAAGGGTTTAAGAGTTTAGTGAGACATTTAGATTCCGAATTAGAGGTAATTGACGGTGATGCGCATTCTTTTTATGATCAATATAATAAAATAGATCTAATCAAAAATGTCGTGGTTATTTATAGTTCAGAGAAACCAATTGGATGCGGTGCGTTCAAGTTGTTTAAAGATCAAACCGTAGAAGTCAAAAGGATGTATACTTTACCAGAAAATAGAGGGCAGGGGATCGCATCAAAGGTTTTGCAAGAACTGGAAATCTGGGCGAAAGATTTAGGTTATACGGATATTGTCTTAGAAACGGGGAAGACTATGGAAAGTGCTATTGGTTTATATCAATCTAAAGGCTATCATGTGATTGATAATTACCCTCCATATGTGGGAGTGGACAATAGTATTTGTTTTTCTAAGCGTCTATAG